In Necator americanus strain Aroian chromosome IV, whole genome shotgun sequence, the following proteins share a genomic window:
- a CDS encoding hypothetical protein (NECATOR_CHRIV.G16608.T1) gives MDSQDIPEDLSLNECFSGQPGPKGPPGGDGQPGANGNPGAPGNKGPPGTPGEPGICPKYCALDGGVFFEDGTRR, from the exons ATGGACAGCCAGGATATCCCGGAGGACCTG TCTTTAAACGaatgtttttcaggacagcCCGGACCCAAAGGACCACCTGGAGGCGATGGACAGCCTGGTGCCAATGGAAACCCTGGAGCTCCAGGAAACAAGGGCCCACCAGGAACTCCCGGAGAGCCCGGAATCTGCCCCAAATACTGCGCCCTCGACGGAGGTGTTTTCTTCGAGGATGGAACTCGCCGTTAA
- a CDS encoding hypothetical protein (NECATOR_CHRIV.G16609.T2), with protein sequence MPLNTVDMEVEYQHRCKAYRFVAYSAVAFSVVAILGAATTLPMVYNYVHAIRRTMHSELNFCRTSARDIWSEVNGMKVPANRTARQSGYGGDEGAAVDGGSAFQDAGRRRGGGYNGGNDCSACCSGGAAGPAGTPGNPGRPGNPGAPGAPGNPGRPPVQPCDEYTTPPCRPCPPGPPGQPGAPGQPGDAGSNGNPGGPGYPGGPGGPGPKGPPGPAGNPGYPGGPGQPGQPAYSQPPTPGAPGPQGPPGPQGPPGSDGQPGYPGGPGQPGPKGPPGGDGQPGANGNPGAPGNKGPPGTPGEPGICPKYCALDGGVFFEDGTRR encoded by the exons ATGCCACTCAATACCGTTGACATGGAAGTCGAGTATCAGCATCGTTGCAAAGCCTACCGCTTTGTGGCCTATTCGGCCGTCGCCTTCTCGGTTGTGGCCATCCTTGGCGCTGCAACCACTCTTCCAATGGTCTACAACTATGTACACGCTATCAGAAGAACAATGCACAGTGAACTCAACTTCTGCAGA ACATCTGCTCGTGACATTTGGTCTGAGGTCAACGGTATGAAAGTACCAGCAAACCGTACCGCTCGTCAGTCCGGTTACGGAGGAGATGAAGGTGCAGCTGTGGATGGTGGTTCCGCTTTCCAAGATgctggaagaagaagaggaggaggataCAACGGTGGCAACGATTGCAGCGCTTGCTGTTCAGGAGGAGCCGCTGGACCAGCAGGTACTCCAGGAAACCCAGGACGACCAGGAAACCCAGGAGCTCCAGGAGCCCCCGGAAATCCAGGCCGACCACCAGTTCAGCCATGCGACGAGTACACCACTCCTCCATGCAGGCCATGCCCACCTGGACCACCAGGACAGCCAGGAGCCCCCGGACAGCCAGGAGACGCCGGAAGCAACGGAAACCCAGGAGGACCAGGATACCCAGGAGGCCCAGGAGGACCGGGACCCAAGGGACCCCCAGGACCCGCCGGAAACCCAGGATACCCTGGAGGACCTGGTCAGCCTGGCCAGCCTGCCTATTCCCAACCACCTACCCCAGGAGCACCTGGACCTCAAGGACCACCCGGACCTCAAGGACCACCCGGAAGCGATGGACAGCCAGGATATCCCGGAGGACCTG gacagcCCGGACCCAAAGGACCACCTGGAGGCGATGGACAGCCTGGTGCCAATGGAAACCCTGGAGCTCCAGGAAACAAGGGCCCACCAGGAACTCCCGGAGAGCCCGGAATCTGCCCCAAATACTGCGCCCTCGACGGAGGTGTTTTCTTCGAGGATGGAACTCGCCGTTAA
- a CDS encoding hypothetical protein (NECATOR_CHRIV.G16607.T1), giving the protein MLLFWIVGLFISAWSILLKSKKPKGTEIDKYQSVASSGAGLPPVPKLDKRNERLPVVQAKSDYDPCKTSKSICQNKGKCINRDGQFICKCPPTHFGKTCERIADTTFCKNHQCQNGATCISTQKNQTFVDPLKLREYKKKNPDVPALTSNENLMTTIQYQCICPDGYIGEFCHMTEEEQSCEEDYCSSHGRGLYDPEEGCVCECDPQEWIGERCDIRSPCAGYSCMNSSNCTLKEHPQEEAVEAICVCPNGTELLKTTISGDHCEKIETDDEKSLLIPCRKDHNYRAWYQLIHGMIKGNDRKNLEEMDKSCIEIDGSKCARDGVLRGGWCYHDGECHVRVETFPSGKRYLVPFCECKDADSGRFCEYHRKDACEPTAVEKEEGVTRENRCTSPQNGVCISPEGIALCDCFPGYVGEKCDIYDPCARNPCGKASECVVIPDETEVKGDLSAQNYRCVCGMSENIDEENTAQTKCIYTGTGNCSRPKNPCNRGECLACEHPGQGEILQICSEKEKRDGYRCICEPGFKPPYCEAVADACFNNLCINGGQCVAKSPFTYDCKCVHGTSGTLCEYVNDYCEAVGNRVCINGDCYEDPTSTRQFSCHCRFMFYGRNCELRRTVMEANLMWIMENSHFVFPACSVIATFILLFIVYFACLTQRRISEEKEAEEDYGDIRDRKIRVAIEQKKNVIRRKKDYVKLLTLVNKLQAQNDAKVVARTVPPKDNRADVANVADNVEKTDAYMPTRN; this is encoded by the exons ATGCTTCTATTCTGGATAGTCGGTTTATTTATATCAGCATGGTCGATCTTACTAAAAAGTAAGAAACCTAAAGGAACAG aaattgacAAATATCAGAGTGTTGCTTCAAGTGGCGCCGGTCTTCCACCTGTACCTAAACTGGATAAACGTAATGAGCGACTGCCAGTCGTCCAAGCGAAATCCGACTATGATCCTTGTAAAACATCAAAGAGTATATgtcaaaacaaaggaaaatgtATTAATCGAGACGGACA GTTCATCTGTAAATGTCCACCAACTCATTTTGGAAAAACCTGCGAACGTATTGCGGACAcaacattttgcaaaaatcatcAATGTCAAAATGGTGCCACTTGCATAAG CACACAGAAGAATCAAACTTTTGTGGATCCGCTCAAGTTACGTGagtacaaaaagaagaatccTGACGTACCAGCATTAACAAGCAATGAAAATTTGATGACCACAATACAATACCA ATGCATCTGCCCCGATGGTTATATCGGCGAATTTTGTCATATGACAGAGGAGGAGCAAAGCTGTGAAGAGGATTACTGTAGTAGTCATGGACGGGGATTGTATGATCCAGAAGAAGGTTGTGTCTGTGAATGTGATCCACAAGAATGGATCGGAGAGCGA TGTGACATACGCTCACCGTGTGCTGGCTACAGTTGCATGAATTCGTCAAATTGTACCCTCAAAGAGCATCCTCAGGAAGAAGCTGTCGAGGCCATATGCGTTTGTCCTAACGGTACTGAACTTCTCAAAACTACCATATCCG GAGATCATTGTGAGAAGATTGAAACGGACGACGAGAAATCCTTGCTTATTCCATGTAGGAAAGACCACAACTACAGAGCTTGGTACCAATTGATCCATGGAAT GATCAAGGGCAATGATCGCaagaatttagaagaaatggaTAAGTCATGCATAGAAATTGACGGCAGTAAATGTGCACGTGATGGTGTTCTACGAGGCGGTTGGTGCTACCACGATGGAGAATGTCATGTTCGCGTAGAGACCT TTCCGTCTGGGAAACGGTATCTTGTCCCGTTTTGTGAATGCAAAGATGCTGACAGTGGACGTTTTTGcgag TATCACCGAAAAGACGCCTGTGAGCCTACAGCTGTCGAGAAGGAGGAAGGAGTTACACGCGAGAATCGATGCACAAGTCCACAAAATGGAGTATGTATCTCACCAGAAGGAATAGCACTCTGCGA TTGTTTTCCCGGATACGTCGGAGAGAAGTGCGATATTTATGATCCGTGCGCACGGAATCCATGTGGCAAGGCTTCCGAATGCGTTGTA ATTCCGGATGAGACCGAGGTCAAAGGAGATTTATCGGCTCAAAACTATCGCTGTGTTTGTGGAATGTCCGAAAATATTGACGAAGAGAACACTGCCC AAACAAAATGTATCTACACTGGAACTGGGAATTGCTCCAGGCCAAAAAATCCCTGTAATCGTGGCGAATGTCTCGCATGTGAACATCCTGGACAAGGTGAAATTCTACAAATTTgtagcgaaaaagaaaaacgcgaCGGTTACAG aTGCATATGTGAGCCTGGTTTTAAACCACCGTACTGTGAAGCGGTTGCGGATGCGTGTTTCAACAATTTATGTATAAACGGAGGACAATGCGTGGCAAAATCACCGTTTACCTATGA CTGCAAATGCGTCCATGGAACAAGTGGAACTCTTTGCGAGTATGTGAATGACTACTGCGAAGCTGTTG GAAATCGTGTTTGCATCAATGGAGACTGTTACGAGGATCCCACCTCAACTCGTCAATTTTCCTGTCATTGTCGATTCATGTTTTATGGAAGAAATTGCGAGCTGCGGCGAACTGTTATGGAAGCAAACCTTATGTGGATCATG GAAAACTCACACTTCGTTTTCCCAGCATGTTCTGTAATTGCGACATTTATACTTCTTTTCATAGTGTATTTTGCATGCCTAACTCAacg GAGGATCTCCGAGGAGAAAGAAGCCGAAGAAGATTACGGTGATATTAGAGATCGAAAGATCAGAGTTGCGATCGAGCAGAAGAAGAATGTTATTAGAAGAAAG aaagaCTACGTCAAACTTTTGACATTGGTCAATAAACTGCAAGCACAGAACGATGCAAAAGTTGTGGCTAGAACAGTTCCACCCAAAGATAACCGAGCTGATGTTGCAAACGTCGCGGATAATGTGGAAAAAACCGACGCGTATATGCCTACGAGAAATTAA
- a CDS encoding hypothetical protein (NECATOR_CHRIV.G16609.T1) — MEVEYQHRCKAYRFVAYSAVAFSVVAILGAATTLPMVYNYVHAIRRTMHSELNFCRTSARDIWSEVNGMKVPANRTARQSGYGGDEGAAVDGGSAFQDAGRRRGGGYNGGNDCSACCSGGAAGPAGTPGNPGRPGNPGAPGAPGNPGRPPVQPCDEYTTPPCRPCPPGPPGQPGAPGQPGDAGSNGNPGGPGYPGGPGGPGPKGPPGPAGNPGYPGGPGQPGQPAYSQPPTPGAPGPQGPPGPQGPPGSDGQPGYPGGPGQPGPKGPPGGDGQPGANGNPGAPGNKGPPGTPGEPGICPKYCALDGGVFFEDGTRR, encoded by the exons ATGGAAGTCGAGTATCAGCATCGTTGCAAAGCCTACCGCTTTGTGGCCTATTCGGCCGTCGCCTTCTCGGTTGTGGCCATCCTTGGCGCTGCAACCACTCTTCCAATGGTCTACAACTATGTACACGCTATCAGAAGAACAATGCACAGTGAACTCAACTTCTGCAGA ACATCTGCTCGTGACATTTGGTCTGAGGTCAACGGTATGAAAGTACCAGCAAACCGTACCGCTCGTCAGTCCGGTTACGGAGGAGATGAAGGTGCAGCTGTGGATGGTGGTTCCGCTTTCCAAGATgctggaagaagaagaggaggaggataCAACGGTGGCAACGATTGCAGCGCTTGCTGTTCAGGAGGAGCCGCTGGACCAGCAGGTACTCCAGGAAACCCAGGACGACCAGGAAACCCAGGAGCTCCAGGAGCCCCCGGAAATCCAGGCCGACCACCAGTTCAGCCATGCGACGAGTACACCACTCCTCCATGCAGGCCATGCCCACCTGGACCACCAGGACAGCCAGGAGCCCCCGGACAGCCAGGAGACGCCGGAAGCAACGGAAACCCAGGAGGACCAGGATACCCAGGAGGCCCAGGAGGACCGGGACCCAAGGGACCCCCAGGACCCGCCGGAAACCCAGGATACCCTGGAGGACCTGGTCAGCCTGGCCAGCCTGCCTATTCCCAACCACCTACCCCAGGAGCACCTGGACCTCAAGGACCACCCGGACCTCAAGGACCACCCGGAAGCGATGGACAGCCAGGATATCCCGGAGGACCTG gacagcCCGGACCCAAAGGACCACCTGGAGGCGATGGACAGCCTGGTGCCAATGGAAACCCTGGAGCTCCAGGAAACAAGGGCCCACCAGGAACTCCCGGAGAGCCCGGAATCTGCCCCAAATACTGCGCCCTCGACGGAGGTGTTTTCTTCGAGGATGGAACTCGCCGTTAA